Proteins encoded within one genomic window of Polynucleobacter duraquae:
- a CDS encoding phasin family protein, whose protein sequence is MFQNQLNDQMTQAQTKAVENAKFLAQVAVESAKELAEINQAAAKDALVVAQDASAQLLAIKDAQQLAKLAQPETAQEAAKYAAAYQAKVSKVVRNSNKEVAQVVDASIDDARADMVKFVKEATKTAPAGSEAFVSAFKTAFETSLQQFDQVRASATDAFANFEKSVDAAMSNFQGQYAVAKPAAKSRKAA, encoded by the coding sequence ATGTTCCAGAATCAATTAAACGACCAAATGACACAAGCTCAAACTAAAGCTGTTGAAAATGCCAAGTTCTTGGCTCAAGTAGCTGTTGAAAGCGCAAAAGAATTAGCTGAAATCAACCAAGCTGCCGCTAAAGATGCTTTAGTAGTTGCTCAAGATGCAAGCGCTCAGTTGTTGGCAATTAAAGATGCACAACAGTTGGCAAAATTGGCTCAGCCAGAAACTGCACAAGAAGCTGCTAAGTACGCTGCTGCTTACCAAGCTAAAGTAAGCAAGGTTGTGCGTAACAGCAACAAAGAAGTTGCTCAAGTAGTTGACGCATCTATTGATGACGCACGTGCTGATATGGTGAAGTTTGTTAAAGAAGCTACTAAGACAGCTCCTGCTGGTTCTGAGGCATTTGTATCTGCATTCAAAACTGCATTTGAAACTTCACTCCAACAGTTTGACCAAGTTCGCGCTTCAGCAACTGATGCTTTCGCAAACTTCGAGAAGAGTGTTGACGCTGCAATGTCTAACTTTCAAGGCCAATACGCAGTAGCTAAGCCAGCTGCAAAAAGCCGTAAAGCTGCTTAA